A genomic window from Diospyros lotus cultivar Yz01 chromosome 2, ASM1463336v1, whole genome shotgun sequence includes:
- the LOC127794470 gene encoding uncharacterized protein LOC127794470, with the protein MAYVDHAFSISDEDMTLESSYSLNNRPPIKEIALTVSLLVFGTLGIVIGLIMAANRIGGDRAHGIVFAVLGSLLFIPGFYYTRIAYYAYKGYKGFSFSNIPPV; encoded by the exons ATGGCTTACGTAGATCACGCCTTTTCCATCTCGGATGAGGACATGACGTTGGAGTCCTCTTACAGCCTCAACAACCGCCCTCCCATCAAAGAGATCGCCCTCACCGTTTCTCTCCTCGTCTTCGGAACCCTCGGCATCGTCATCGGCTTGATCATGGCAGCCAATCGGATCGGCGGCGACAGAGCTCACG GGATTGTCTTCGCGGTACTGGGGTCGCTTCTGTTCATTCCGGGGTTCTATTATACGCGGATCGCGTACTATGCGTACAAAGGTTACAAGGGTTTCTCATTTTCCAACATTCCCCCTGTCTAG